A window of Lonchura striata isolate bLonStr1 chromosome 2, bLonStr1.mat, whole genome shotgun sequence genomic DNA:
AAAACTTCCAGATCACTggataatggaaaaatatttaagcacCCCTTCTGTGCAAGCTATTTCCATTataatattgaaaataaatggcACAGCTTCTTCATTATAAAGGCTGTGGTCTGTTTTATAACACActtgttattttctttcaaggGAACCATTCTAGATTATTCcagatttctaaaataaaataagtccTACACATACAAGGCACCCAACTTCATGTTCCCCAGCTTTTCTAAAGGGATATACAATTCTCATAAACTGCCATCAAAACTGCAAGGAGTTCTAGACTTACATCTTCAGCATCCTGAACAGTGTTCAGCAATTATCACATTTCATCTAAATAATCTCTCTGTGAATAGAATGAGGAAATGTCAGCTGAAAAAGATGGGGAAGAATTCTGAGAAGTTTTTTGATTGAAGTGAGGCACAGGGCACCTCACCTCAAGAAGTTGCCTGAGAGATAATAAAATTACCATGACTTTGGCACTGCACAGCCAGAACTGCTCTTAGCAGTATACAGTCGTGTAACATGTAACTGggaaaagtatttatttctttatcatTAACAATTAATAATGGGGGTTTGCCCCTTAAATTTTATCACCTCTCAAGAACTGCTTTGTCAATTATGAACAAGAACTGTGTTGTCCAGTATCTttataatattatttataaaactTTTATCTGTCTTTAGCATGTCCAGTTCTTAGGAACTGAATTCTTACCCTGCTGAATGATGGTCTCTTTCTGAGTAGTCTCCTCTGTCTAtagacaaaaacaaacaaacaaacaaactttcagagttgtttaaaaatataaagttgTTTAATTACTAACACCTGCATGTTTCTTCCTCtaccaaaaccaccccaaacaaCAACTTTGCATTTACAGGATAGGTTACACATGTATCAAACTGAAGTCAGTTATAGAACCAAATTCTTCCAGAGACCAATAACTTAATAGGAATAAATGTCTTTACCTCTCCAGTTTCCACAGTGCTACTACTACTGCTTGTCTCTCCCTCAGGCGATTTACGatccttctctttttcatttttttcctctttttcttctttctctgttccttcttttgtttcatctccttctgtttcttcttttccttctactTCTTCTacttcttctgcttcttcttcttcctcctcctcctcctcatcatcatcatcaccatcatcatcatcatctatTTCTTCATCTCCAAACAAGTTTTGTTCCTTGGACAAAATTGCCAAAACATAATTTTGAAACTCAGGGTGTACAATGATCATGATCCTCATCCTACATCAGTTCATCACGTGTCAGAATTTGACTAAGCACAAGAAAACTCAAAAGGGAACGTTCTAAGGAGATAGAATAAGAACAGACACAGAAGACCTCAATCAAAgttttttaatttcaatgttttttaaaaattgaccTCCAGGGAACATTAGGAGTGCAGCTGGCATATGTTTTGCCAGCATGTGCctccttaaagaaaaaaacaatgaaaataacttatttttggaaagaaaatatttcttttaaatgttaaaaatgagCATAATAGACACAAGCAGCAATAATTctaacaccaaaaaaaattcaaatctaTTTctcaagaaaatgaagaaatgccAGATACAAAGCTTAGATTCATGAGATGCAATACATACATTataatttgaatttaaattatttttaatttcagataaaactttaatacagtaaaaataaaatggcCAAGggcattataaaataaatatttaaaagcatgAAAGCTATTTTTGTAAAATGTCTAGAGAAATGAATCAATTATATCCTTCTTACTCCCTTCAATCAGATTGTCATTATTATGCCAGTATGCACTTATAACAGCataaaatgcaatatttaaaTAAGAAACATTCTCCTTCCCATTGCAGAACTATAAGGGCCTACACCAAGGGCTTCCAAGGTCAATTCAAGTGAAGGCACATCACTGCCCAGAGAACATTTCTGTTCCACTGCAGCCAGTGTCACGGGGGAAGCTGGTGGGAACTATCTGCACACCCTTGTGGAAGTGTGGTGGAGGAGGGAGCCTTACACTGAACTCCTGCCTACACCTGGTTGCAAATGTTGTCTCCTATCTGTTGGTAATGTTTTCCCTATTCTCTCTTACTTTGGATCTTTGC
This region includes:
- the LOC110483278 gene encoding uncharacterized protein LOC110483278, whose protein sequence is MRIMIIVHPEFQNYVLAILSKEQNLFGDEEIDDDDDGDDDDEEEEEEEEEAEEVEEVEGKEETEGDETKEGTEKEEKEEKNEKEKDRKSPEGETSSSSSTVETGETEETTQKETIIQQEKESPDNHTVNNASENTDDQKTGGIVGRKKFSLFKRKPLTSQKNVCSRKEDSSEKPLQSEDKEKEDLTGEGSKDENQNHTLENSSETVTNQDRRMKVNTCILL